The DNA segment GATGGTGATCTGGAGGCATTAGCACTATGGAAATGGTTTCGAACAGAATCCTTAAAAGAATTTCAAAAAATTTATGATGTGTTGGGAGTGACCTTTGATTCGTATAAAGGTGAAGCCTATTACAATGATAAAATGGATCCAATTGTTGAAGAGTTACAACGAAAGAACTTGTTAGTCGAATCGGATGGTGCACTTGTTGTAAATGTAGGAGAGAATATGCCCCCTTGTATCATCAAAAAGTCTGATGGTGCGACATTGTATGCAACGAGAGATATTACGGCTGCAATAGATCGACATAACACTCATAAGTTCGTGAAATCACTGTACGTAGTGGGAAATGAACAGAGCTTGCATTTTGTACAGTTGAAGTCGGTGCTACACCAAATGGGCTATAAGTGGGCGGATACGCTTCAACATATTCCATTTGGGTTAATTTTGAAGGATGGAAAAAAATTATCGACGCGTAAAGGGAAAATTATTTTATTAGAAGAAGTGTTAAAAGAAGCCATTCAATTAGCAGAGGACACTATTGACGAAAAGAATCCATCCCTGTTGAATAAAAAAGAAGTAGCAAAAGAAATTGGAGTAGGTGCCATTATTTTCAGTGATTTAAAACAACATCGAAAACATGACATCGAATTCGATTTGAAGAAAATGTTACAAACAGAAGGTGAAACTGGTCCTTATTTGCAATACACCTATGCTAGAGCATGCTCGATTCTGAGAAAAGCGGGAGTGGTGGGTGAGTTTAGCGTTGAAGAAGTCAATAATCATGAGTGGGAAGTAATCAAATGCCTAGAACAATTCCCAGCTGTCGTCAACCGAGCTACAACTGAGCTAGATCCTTCTTTAATGGCAAAATATGCGGTGGAATTAGCACAGGCATTCAATTCATTTTACGGAAACGTTCAAATCGTCACTAACTCAAGTTTGATGGCGTACCGAGTTTCTTTAGTCCAGAGTGTTGTTATTGTCTTAGAACAAGCATTAAGACTTCTAGGCATGAAAGCTCCAAAGGAAATGTGACTGTCTAAAATTATAGTGCGATTTAATACAAAAAATAGAATTACTAGTTCTTTATAAAGATTGATTTGGTAATATAGTTATTATGTACAATATGAAAAGAGGAACATCATGACAAATCCAGCAGGTTTTTGGGTACGACTTTTAGCCAGTATAATGGACTCCTTGGTTATTAGTGTACCGCTCGGCATTATTTTTTACCTCTTGACGGGCAATTGGGAAGATGAAAGTTTTTCATCTCTTCTAAACATACTATATTCAATCATAGTACCTATCCTTTGGTACGGTTATACCGTGGGTAAACGAATAATGAAAATTCGGATTGTTAAAGTCGATGGCAGTAAACTAGGTATTGGAGCTATGTTAATGCGTGTTGTCGTCGCAGCGTTGATTTATATCGTTACTCTTGGAATCGCAGCGATTGTCAGTGCATTTATGGTAGGCCTAAGAGAAGATAAACGCGCTATACATGATCTCATCGCAGGAACATACGTTACATATAACGCTCCTGGTGATGAGGAAGACTTTGTTGTAAATGAATAGCGATAAATAAATTGATAAAATCCTCATGTGAAAGCTGCATGGGGGTTTTATTGTATCAAGTTAAAAGAAGAACTCTAAATTAGAAATATTACAATTTCAAAAATATAATGTAACGAACTGTAACATTTTTCCTTCCCCATTCGTCATAAATAGGTATAGAGACAGGGGGGACATTCGATGATGAGAAAGATCATTTTTGTTTTACTAATTTCGAGTTTATTTATACTCCTGGCAGCATGTAGTGCAGGTGATTCCGAATCTTCATATGACTCTACAGAAGACAAAGCTGTTGCACCTAGTTCGAATGAAGCAGTAGGAGACTCTGATGAATCAGCAGAAGAAGAAAGTGAAGTAGTGAGTGAAGAGCGAGATGAGGTGGAACAGAAATCTCCGGAAGCAACAACGGAAAGAATGATTATTCACAAAGCGATCATGAGTGTAAACGTAAAAGAGTTAAAAAAAGCACAGAGTAATATTGAAAAAAAGGTCACGCAATATGAAGGTTATATTGTTGAATCAAGTGTCTATAAAGAAAATGATGATACCAGCAGTGGGAAAATGATCGTTCGGATTCCTGAGAAACATTTTCAAGCATTCCTTTTAGATGCTGAAGGGGAAGCAGCTGATGTAATAGAACGCAATGTGACTGGTCAGGATGTCACGGAACAATTTGTGGATTTGCAATCACGCGTGAAATCCAAACGAGCAGTAGAGGAACGCTTGCTTGAGTTTATGAGCAATGCACAAAAAACAGAGGATTTGTTGAAAATCTCTGCAGATTTAGCAAAGGTTCAAGAAGAAATTGAAGTCATGGTAGGCAATATGAAATTTCTTGAAAATCAAACGTCTTTCTCGACGATTGAACTAACGATGTATGAAAACCGAGTGGTTGTTCCAGCGATAGATAGCAAAGAGTTAAATACATGGGAAAAAACAAAAAAACAACTGGCTACAAGCACAAACTCGATATTAGCAGCTGGCTCCGCATTAATCGTATTTTTCATTGGGAATTTACCAGTACTATTGATTTTGGGGGTTATTGGAGCCATTTTATTTATGTTTATTAAAAGAAGGTTTCGCCCTGATCAAAAATAATAAGTGAATGTTCAAAAGCAGCTCTTTTGTTGAGCTGCTTATTTTTATGTTTCGATGATTTCCTACAACTATGGTGGTATGTAAAGGCACATGAAAAACTTAAGATTCTCACCTTTGTATAATATTTTTTAATTTTAAAACAACAACATAAGGATTTGGACTCTGTAGAGTGTTATGACTAGAGAAAAGGGCTAAAATTATGAACATATATCTTGAAAAAATAGCTGTTATTTTTTCAAGATATATCATCAAGTTTTTAGTATTGGATGGTTATATATATCTTCACCTAAACAATTATTAAATAATAAGCAAACAAGCTTAGTTGGGGATTTTTAACGCCAACTAATATGCATGGGAAATTAACTTGATATACCTCTCTTTTACTAACAGTTCGTAATATGAATAGATTAAAAAAACACGTCTAAATCTAGACGTGCCTGTTTCCATTTGAAATGATTAGATTTCAAACGTGTACGTTGCTTGGAACTTGAAAGATCCAGTATACTCTTGACCAAAACCAAAAACTGAAACGCGAGTTACATCGTCATAAACAAATGATAGAGAAGAATTAGCTAAAATTGTTCGTGAGATGTTTCCAGAACTTCTTTCAAAGATGACGTTAATCCCGTCATCACTGAAATTTTCAATCGTACCAGCTAAAACAACTGGTAGTGAATTTGGTTCTACATCAAAAATAATGTTCGCTTCTGTGTTGGACTCACCTGCGAAAGGGACACAATTTTCGAAAGTCAATGTTAAAAAGCGATCTAATTCTGGTCTCCTTGGACATTTACAATCACAGCGACCGATAGAACCTAAAGGTACTGTGTATTTACTTTTACAAGACATCTATTTTCACCTCCTTTTTTAATAGAGTATGAGGTTTTACAAGACATGCTTGGGCGTCTTGAAAAATACTCTCACAAAAAAGGTGATAGAATAGTTTTAATTTAAATTTTAGTTATTTTTCATAAAACGTTAATGGCAAACATGCAGTTCTTAATAATAAGGTGTAGATAGTTATCAAAAGAAGATAAGTCCTCATAAAAAAATAAACGCAAAAAAGCAGCTTGCATTAGAAGCTGCTTTTTAAAAACATAGGAAAGTATATAAAATTGATGTACCAAGAACCCTTTGTTCATAGTATATGGAGACTAACTTGATAAAATGGAATTTATTTGATGTGACTCTAGTTAATTCTATTAACATAAAAAATCGTCCACTAAGGTACTTTCATTTTAGGACGAATTTTTATATTTATTTTTAAAACTATATGGTTATCACTGTTGATTTTTATATAGGTGAATGATTGTAGTGAAATGCGGCGACTCCGGCGGAAAAAGCGAGTCAGGTGAGACCCCGCAGGCAACGAATTGTGAACAATTCGTTTGCGACGAGTAACCGCAGGAGCATAGGTTTTTCAGGCTCACGGACCGCCCGCGGAAAGTGTCCGCATGTAACGAAAATCATAGTTGATACTGTATGGAATATCCTATTTGCACCTTGAACCTTATGAAATCTCTCTATAACCTCTTCGCTAAAACAGCAGCAATCCATTCAGGTGCATATGGAGACGTACACCCTTTATGGACCTTTTTATCACTTAACTGACCAAGTCTTTCACCAATTTCTAGGCAACGAGCTGTATATGAATCGTGATGCAGAGCAATCTCAACGAGGCATTTGTTCATCGTCTCTTGTTTATATGGTGGTGCATCTTTCATTTCGGATTCGATGGTATGAAGTAGTGAATTAATTTCCTCATTGGATAGGTTCACTCTTACCGCATACATCATGTGAATATGCCAACCTGCACGTGCTTTGAATACTTCGGATGCGTTCATCCATTCGTTTGCAAAGTCTTTGGCGTAGGGGGTATTCATAACGACTTTGCCGACAACTTCATCTAGTAGTTTACTGTAGGAAATCTCATCCACCAATTGTTCAATTTGATGTTTTGATAGCTCACTTGGGTTCATAATGAGCGCTGCTAAAAACTGTGCATCGCTATTTCCAGTTTGCCAAAGTTCCAACGCTAGTGGATGATCTTTTTTGATTTTCTTCGCAATCGCTCTTGTTTTGACAGCGCCGACGCCAAATTGCTTCGTGCCAGCTCCAAGCTTTTCGTAACTAGCTCTACTATTCTCTGATCCGAGTTCCTCGAGTTGAGACATAACTTTCTCTAGTGTCGTGTTCATTTGGATATGACCTCACAATCTGTCTATTTTTAGACCTCTATTTATTATTCGACAAATAGCTAGTAGCATCCTTTTTTTTTCAAAAAAGGGTTAAATTAATGTGTGATCAATCATGAATCTACTCAAATCAATTCAAATAAAAAGGAATTTTGTATCAAGAAAACGAATAGTAAATAATAGAGATGAATGTGAAATGAGTGATAAAAATGATAGAAAAAGACGGACCTTCTTTTGTTATGTTTTCAACAGCACATTTGGGCGCAGTAGTAGTGTTATGCATAATCATTTTTCTGCTGTTCATAGTAAGAAAGAAATGGTCGTCTATTCAACCCAAGAACAAACGGTTAAACGAACGTCTTTTTGCGTTGACGTTATTAATCATAGATACTATTTATTATGTGTGGCTCTTTCAAACAGAAAGGTGGAACTTAAGTAACTCGTTGCCGCTTGAATTATGTAGTATTAGTTTGGCTATGACGATTGTGCTTCTTTGGACTGGCAATAAACATGTCTATGATTTCGTCTTTTATGCAGGAATTGGTGGAGCTCTTCAAGCTATAGCGACACCTGTTTTAGATCTCAGTTTTCCTCACTTCAGATACTTCCACTTTTTTTATACACATATTGGAATAATTTCCACGGCTCTTTATTTTACTTGGGTGAAGGGATACCGCCCTACCTTTAAAGGAATCATTAAAACAATGGTTGCATTAAACGTATTGCTTCCCATTGTATTTGCTATAAATGTTGTTCTTCAAGGAAACTATATGTTTTTACGAACTAAGCCCACACAAGGAAGCCTACTTGATTTGCTAGGCCCTTATCCGTGGTACATAGTGTCACTAGAAATCGTGACATTTATTATTTTCGTATGTTTGTGGTTACTATTTAAAAAGAAAGTACCGTTTGAAACGAGGTAAATGGACTAGGGGTTTGTCCATTAGGAAATTGAATAAAAAAAGAGGGGCTTAAGTCGTTTTGATCCGACCTTAAGTCACCCTCTACTTTTTTAAAAATTTCTATTTATAACTTAGCACCAAGCGGCACCGACAATTATAAGCAGTATAAATAATACGAC comes from the Paenisporosarcina antarctica genome and includes:
- a CDS encoding DNA alkylation repair protein gives rise to the protein MNTTLEKVMSQLEELGSENSRASYEKLGAGTKQFGVGAVKTRAIAKKIKKDHPLALELWQTGNSDAQFLAALIMNPSELSKHQIEQLVDEISYSKLLDEVVGKVVMNTPYAKDFANEWMNASEVFKARAGWHIHMMYAVRVNLSNEEINSLLHTIESEMKDAPPYKQETMNKCLVEIALHHDSYTARCLEIGERLGQLSDKKVHKGCTSPYAPEWIAAVLAKRL
- the argS gene encoding arginine--tRNA ligase, with translation MKQKVVDILQKHTTELIDKQMIDVPTHARLGDFTLPCFQFAKKMKKSPTLIAEEIAGNIQDPTIEKVEALNGYVNIFMKRTGFTQSIMNTILYEVNHYGSSNVGGGGVVTIDMSSPNIAKPFSMGHLRSTVIGNCMALLLEKSGYQPVKINYIGDWGTQFGKLLVAYRLWGNEQQVQKAPIQTLLALYIRFHKEAELDDSLNDQGRAAFKSLEDGDLEALALWKWFRTESLKEFQKIYDVLGVTFDSYKGEAYYNDKMDPIVEELQRKNLLVESDGALVVNVGENMPPCIIKKSDGATLYATRDITAAIDRHNTHKFVKSLYVVGNEQSLHFVQLKSVLHQMGYKWADTLQHIPFGLILKDGKKLSTRKGKIILLEEVLKEAIQLAEDTIDEKNPSLLNKKEVAKEIGVGAIIFSDLKQHRKHDIEFDLKKMLQTEGETGPYLQYTYARACSILRKAGVVGEFSVEEVNNHEWEVIKCLEQFPAVVNRATTELDPSLMAKYAVELAQAFNSFYGNVQIVTNSSLMAYRVSLVQSVVIVLEQALRLLGMKAPKEM
- a CDS encoding DUF4349 domain-containing protein, whose product is MMRKIIFVLLISSLFILLAACSAGDSESSYDSTEDKAVAPSSNEAVGDSDESAEEESEVVSEERDEVEQKSPEATTERMIIHKAIMSVNVKELKKAQSNIEKKVTQYEGYIVESSVYKENDDTSSGKMIVRIPEKHFQAFLLDAEGEAADVIERNVTGQDVTEQFVDLQSRVKSKRAVEERLLEFMSNAQKTEDLLKISADLAKVQEEIEVMVGNMKFLENQTSFSTIELTMYENRVVVPAIDSKELNTWEKTKKQLATSTNSILAAGSALIVFFIGNLPVLLILGVIGAILFMFIKRRFRPDQK
- a CDS encoding RDD family protein, with the protein product MTNPAGFWVRLLASIMDSLVISVPLGIIFYLLTGNWEDESFSSLLNILYSIIVPILWYGYTVGKRIMKIRIVKVDGSKLGIGAMLMRVVVAALIYIVTLGIAAIVSAFMVGLREDKRAIHDLIAGTYVTYNAPGDEEDFVVNE
- a CDS encoding YwaF family protein, which encodes MIEKDGPSFVMFSTAHLGAVVVLCIIIFLLFIVRKKWSSIQPKNKRLNERLFALTLLIIDTIYYVWLFQTERWNLSNSLPLELCSISLAMTIVLLWTGNKHVYDFVFYAGIGGALQAIATPVLDLSFPHFRYFHFFYTHIGIISTALYFTWVKGYRPTFKGIIKTMVALNVLLPIVFAINVVLQGNYMFLRTKPTQGSLLDLLGPYPWYIVSLEIVTFIIFVCLWLLFKKKVPFETR